In one window of Brassica rapa cultivar Chiifu-401-42 chromosome A07, CAAS_Brap_v3.01, whole genome shotgun sequence DNA:
- the LOC103850269 gene encoding uncharacterized protein LOC103850269 — MSSKSLGAAPAAGSAGNTNGKLPVEENEEEEMWKVTVSRFQAREEEIERKKMTVKEKVQQRLGFAEEATRCLTQTLEELEIMGDPMRKEVGMVRKKIDMANRDIKSLAQSCQKKEKEYKETLEAFNEKNKEKTHLVSMLMELLAESERLRMKKLEEINKTVGTLQ, encoded by the exons ATGAGTAGCAAGAGCTTAGGAGCTGCTCCTGCTGCAGGTTCTGCAGGCAACACCAACGGTAAGCTTCCAGTGGAggagaacgaagaagaagagatgtgGAAAGTGACGGTGTCTAGGTTTCAagcaagagaagaagagatagagaggaagaagatgactgTTAAGGAAAAAGTTCAACAGAGGCTTGGTTTTGCTGAGGAAGCTACAAGATGTTTGACTCAAACATTGGAA GAGCTGGAGATTATGGGAGATCCTATGAGAAAAGAAGTTGGAATGGTGAGGAAGAAAATTGACATGGCGAATCGAGATATCAAATCTTTGGCTCAAAGCTGTCAGAAGAAG GAGAAGGAATACAAAGAGACATTGGAAGCTTTCAAcgaaaagaacaaagagaaaacTCACCTTGTTTCCATGTTAATGGAG CTACTGGCTGAAAGCGAAAGATTAAGGATGAAGAAACTGGAGGAAATCAACAAGACTGTTGGAACTTTGCAATGA
- the LOC103850266 gene encoding serine/threonine-protein kinase KIPK1, translating into MGSCEIVEEKDEVRLAKHYGKSVLGSSSKDLEWKQRECDIDKLFQSIPVRPSTRLLSSSFHNIATSASAGPSRTTSPSNRIAMKKPGTPQSPRVFGLSDSVSLKQALRDRCISKASEMAAQKRLSKSAAASPRVSEADRIKSLYIQVSNESSRRSKGKASLVEMPLMPEQDKPSSSRSVPPRFEEPFNPISELSQAGTSLGLQRLGTQMQEIKPLHKPNKSCLSSDSGDSEIELDENVTSLDDDVKEVDKHVTSLPSYSSKIDNATELEEKTLSSALEYAASSVTEKSKTVRKVTRMIPRPKQQPKKKILVKKKIKIGIVSVTNTTKKDEETESSLDSSSKKLICQRCHSSLKSTSIDNPPPSYTTSHDPQLCSDSLSSISNHVGKEAHQVADENFSGSCNVSESSEAEIVVTKPAVTSSNNSGNSARDEKEAENNPTSSEKFEFSLSSKDSLGDYSRSTSMSEGSNISRFSCGNKPHMSMDVRWEAIKHVKLQYGSLGLQRFNLLKKLGCGDIGTVYLAELIGTNCLFAIKVMDNEFLARRKKSPRAQAERDILKMLDHPFLPTLYAQFTSDNLSCLVMEYCPGGDLHVLRQKQLGRCFPEPAARFYVAEILLALEYLHMLGVIYRDLKPENILVREDGHIMLTDFDLSLRCAVNPTLLRSTSPPGNDPARVSGPYHTSSCIQPFCITEPSCQVSCFSPRLSSNQQQGGKPQRADHLSRIQQRLKRSLPQLVAEPTEARSNSFVGTHEYLAPEIIRGEGHGAAVDWWTFGVLLYELLYGKTPFKGHNNDETLANVVLQNLKFPDSPLVSFQAKDLIRGLLVKEPENRFGSEKGSAEIKRHPFFEGLNWALIRCAIPPELPDLYEFGGGPGSPGGNDDRYLECKAIGDHLEFELF; encoded by the exons ATGGGTTCATGTGAGATTGTGGAAGAGAAGGACGAAGTCAGATTAGCAAAACATTATGGTAAATCGGTTTTGGGATCATCAAGCAAAGATTTGGAGTGGAAGCAGCGAGAGTGTGACATTGATAAGCTTTTTCAATCTATACCTGTGAGGCCATCAACCAGGCTACTGAGCTCTTCTTTCCATAACATTGCAACAAGCGCGAGTGCAGGTCCAAGCAGGACCACAAGCCCTTCAAATAGAATCGCCATGAAGAAACCGGGAACGCCTCAGTCCCCTAGAGTTTTCGGTCTCTCTGATTCAGTCTCTTTGAAGCAGGCTCTGAGGGACCGTTGCATTTCCAAGGCCTCTGAGATGGCTGCTCAGAAACGGTTGTCCAAATCAGCAGCTGCGTCTCCGAGGGTCTCGGAAGCAGACAGGATCAAGAGTTTGTATATCCAAGTTTCTAATGAATCTAGTAGAAGGTCCAAGGGTAAAGCAAGCTTGGTTGAGATGCCTTTAATGCCGGAACAAGATAAACCAAGTTCTTCAAGGAGTGTACCTCCGCGGTTTGAAGAGCCTTTTAACCCCATTTCTGAGCTATCTCAAGCTGGAACTAGTTTGGGATTACAAAGATTGGGAACTCAAATGCAGGAGATTAAACCGTTGCATAAACCCAACAAGTCTTGTCTGAGTTCTGACAGTGGAGATTCTGAGATAGAGTTAGATGAAAACGTTACCTCTCTTGACGATGATGTGAAAGAAGTAGACAAACATGTTACTTCACTGCCTTCATATTCTAGTAAGATAGATAATGCAACGGAGCTTGAAGAGAAAACTCTCTCTTCCGCTCTGGAGTATGCAGCTAGCTCAGTAACAGAGAAGAGCAAAACTGTACGCAAGGTAACAAGAATGATTCCACGTCCCAAGCAGCAGCCAAAGAAGAAGATTTTggtaaagaagaagataaagattGGGATCGTTTCTGTTACTAACACAACGAAGAAGGATGAAGAAACCGAGAGTTCCTTAGATTCTAGTTCAAAGAAACTCATCTGCCAAAGATGTCACTCTTCGTTGAAGAGCACCAGCATAGATAACCCACCTCCCTCTTATACCACTAGTCATGATCCTCAGTTATGCTCAGACAGTTTGAGCTCTATTTCAAATCATGTTGGTAAAGAAGCTCATCAAGTAGCAGATGAGAACTTCTCTGGTTCTTGTAATGTTAGTGAGAGCTCTGAAGCTGAGATTGTCGTCACGAAACCAGCTGTTACCTCGAGTAACAACAGTGGTAACAGCGCAAGAGATGAGAAGGAAGCAGAGAATAATCCAACTTCAAGTGAGAAATTCGAATTCTCCTTGAGCTCAAAAGATAGTCTTGGAGATTACAGCAGGAGCACAAGCATGAGTGAAGGGAGCAATATAAGCAGGTTTAGCTGTGGGAACAAGCCTCACATGTCGATGGATGTGAGATGGGAAGCGATCAAGCACGTCAAGTTGCAATACGGCTCTTTGGGGTTACAACGCTTCAACCTTCTCAAGAAACTAGGTTGCGGAGACATAGGAACAGTCTATCTCGCCGAGCTGATTGGTACAAACTGCTTGTTTGCCATAAAGGTCATGGACAACGAGTTCTTAGCAAGAAGGAAAAAGAGTCCAAGGGCACAAGCTGAACGTGATATACTCAAAATGTTGGACCATCCTTTCCTTCCTACACTATACGCACAGTTTACTTCAGATAACTTGTCTTGCTTAGTCATGGAGTATTGCCCTGGAGGAGATCTTCATGTGCTTAGACAGAAACAGCTAGGCAGATGTTTCCCTGAACCTGCAGCAAG GTTCTATGTTGCGGAGATTCTACTTGCTTTGGAGTATTTGCACATGCTTGGTGTTATATACCGTGATCTGAAGCCTGAAAACATTCTAGTCCGTGAAGATGGACACATTATGCTTACAGACTTCGACCTCTCGCTCCGTTGTGCAGTGAATCCTACTCTTCTGAGGTCAACTTCTCCTCCAGGGAACGATCCTGCGAGAGTATCAGGTCCATACCATACCTCCAGCTGCATACAACCATTCTGCATCACCGAGCCATCTTGCCAGGTTTCTTGTTTCAGCCCAAGGCTCTCCTCAAACCAACAACAAGGTGGAAAACCGCAAAGAGCTGATCATCTTTCGAGGATCCAACAACGCTTGAAGAGATCATTGCCTCAGCTCGTGGCTGAACCAACAGAAGCGAGATCCAACTCCTTTGTGGGAACGCACGAGTACTTAGCTCCGGAGATCATCAGAGGAGAAGGACACGGCGCTGCGGTTGACTGGTGGACTTTCGGGGTTCTCCTCTACGAGCTTTTGTATGGGAAAACACCTTTCAAAGGTCACAACAACGACGAGACTTTGGCCAATGTTGTGTTACAGAACCTCAAGTTTCCAGATAGCCCGCTGGTGAGCTTCCAGGCGAAGGATTTGATAAGAGGGCTTCTGGTTAAGGAACCAGAGAACCGGTTCGGATCAGAGAAAGGATCAGCAGAGATCAAGAGACATCCTTTCTTTGAAGGGTTGAACTGGGCTCTTATCCGGTGCGCAATACCGCCTGAGCTGCCTGATTTGTATGAGTTTGGTGGTGGACCAGGTTCACCTGGAGGCAATGATGATAGGTATCTTGAATGTAAAGCCATAGGTGATcatcttgagtttgagttgTTCTAA
- the LOC103850267 gene encoding putative pre-16S rRNA nuclease — MKYVKPLRLLGDALKTTKVSVPGRFLGLDVGDKYVGVSISDPSNMIASPLSVLLRKKTNIDLMATDFQNLVKAFSVSGLVVGYPFGKLNNVEDVVTVNLFIEELRKTEKLRDLKYTYWDERLSSKTVELMLKPLKLHPVQEKTMLDKFAAVVILQEYLDYANRYVNNEPAE; from the exons ATGAAGTATGTGAAGCCATTGAGGTTACTAGGTGATGCGTTGAAGACAACAAAAGTGTCAGTCCCTGGTCGGTTCCTAGGGTTAGATGTTGGTGATAAGTATGTCGGTGTATCTATTTCAGATCCTTCTAACATGATTGCTTCTCCATTGAG TGTTCTGCTCAGGAAGAAAACAAACATTGACTTGATGGCTACTGATTTCCAGAATCTG GTCAAAGCATTTTCTGTGTCGGGCTTAGTGGTTGGTTATCCATTTGGCAAACTGAACAATGTTGAAGAC GTTGTCACTGTGAATCTTTTCATTGAGGAACTTCGTAAAACCGAGAAACTCAGGGATTTGAAGTACACTTACTGGGACGAGCGGTTATCATCAAAG ACTGTTGAACTGATGTTGAAGCCCTTGAAACTGCATCCGGTTCAAGAGAAGACAATGTTGGATAAGTTTGCTGCTGTAGTTATACTTCAG GAATACTTAGATTACGCAAACAGGTATGTGAACAATGAGCCAGCAGAGTAA